In Chloroflexota bacterium, the sequence GGGTCCGGCAGGAAGGCGCCGAACTCCAGGTAGAGCTTCACGTGGTCGCCCAGGGGAAAGATGCCGCAGAAGTAGCCCGACTTCGGGTGGCGGTAGCCGATGGCCCGCCAGCCCGGGTAGGCCGCTTCAACGGCCTCCGGGACGGCGGCGCGGACGATGCCGCGCAGCCG encodes:
- a CDS encoding DUF1801 domain-containing protein, translating into MANRLRGIVRAAVPEAVEAAYPGWRAIGYRHPKSGYFCGIFPLGDHVKLYLEFGAFLPDPAGILQGTTKQTRYVLVRSTKDIKAGAIKELLASAVAFRER